DNA from Eubalaena glacialis isolate mEubGla1 chromosome 2, mEubGla1.1.hap2.+ XY, whole genome shotgun sequence:
GCACATCCATCCATGGACAGTACTAGCCAGTCCTTCCTTTAGTGCATCCCCAAATATGCTTTTCTGTTACTTCTACCTTTGAGGCCAGTCATTCCCTCAGGAACAGTACAGAGCCAGTCAACTTCCTAAAGAgtccaaaaccagataaagaagtTAAGACAGGTGTTCCTGGATTCTGTGCTGTCTGGGCCCTGCAGCAAGTCCCTGGACATGGCCCTCTTTTTAGGCTGATTTCTGTTCCCTGAGTGGCACAGGGAGTTGAAATCACCCCAGATCCTTGTATCAGCAACTAGCATGCGGAGCTGAATGATGATGGAGAGGGTCCTAGGGTCCCAGTGTCTTTGCCCCTCCCCATTGGTGAGATCCACCACTACACTGCActgagctgggctgggggcaggcgAGTTGGAGAGGCTAGTCGGGGTGGTAACAGTGATTCAAAGACAACCCATAGTCCCCTCAGAAGAAAGGAGATTGGTTAATATGGCCTGAATTGGGGGGTAGGGGAACTGCTTCTGGTCAAACTGTGGCAGAAACCAGGGTCGATAAAAAGGGAGAGGCTCCTTGATGAATACTTGGGACTCTTTTTCCCTGAAAGGATTGAGTTTGTAGCTTTTGATAGGTTCCTTGTACCTTTCACTTTCAATGCTGGTGGGTATGCAGTGGGCTCGAAGTATCTTCTGCCCCTTTGTGCTAGGGATCCTGGTTGACTGAAGTGGCCCCAGTCAGATGAGAGGCAAGTCCTTATCTTTTGACAGTCCTAAGCTTTGCACAGCTTTGTCCTGCTGCAGCCTGATGAACTGGGGCCAGTGTGTGATTGCTTTATCAATTCATTGCTGTTCAGTGACAGACTGAAGGCTGTCCTGGACTTGGGCCTTGTCCCTTCCTCTGCTGGCATCCTAATGGCACTGTGTGAAACAAGTATGCAGGGTGACCACAGAGCCCACTGGAAATGGATCACCATTCTTTTTGCCTCTACCTTTGTCATAACCTCGTGCCTCAAATTTGTTGCCAGCTCTTTTGGCAATGGAGGGACCAAGAAGGGAGATGTTGCACATTATAACTTTCAAAACCCCGTGTAAAGTAAAGGGTCTTCTAGGATGGCACTCCTTGAAATAAATTTCAGAACCTAGGCCAAAGAGATGAGCTGAAGCTAGTGAGATGATTTATCTTTATTGCCTAAACCGCGGAACATTCTCTACACAGCAAAAAGGAGAAATGGGCCAGGAACAGGACATGCAGGGAAACCAAACTTGGGAATTTATTTAGGAGCAGTTGAAGAGGTTAAGGTCCCAACTTGATGAGACTGCAACCTTGAAACAGCAGACAGTCTCTCAGTTCAATAAGGTGAGGCAACAGgacaatgagaaagaaagaggactCCCTAAGAACCAGATGGTTTCAGGTTTCAAGTAGAGGAGAACCTGAGCTCATAGTTTCTCATTAGGAAGCCCTCGCTGAGGGACAGGCATCAGGCCCTTCCTTGAGCCTCCCCCACCTAGCCTATGACTTCCTTCAAGGCGGCCCCCAGCTCTGGGAAAGAATACTGGTAGCCAGCAGCCAGTGTCCGCCTTGGGACCACCTTCTGGCCCTCCAGCAGCATGACGGCACGTTCTCGCCCAAAGACAGCTTGTACCACAGTGCTGGGGAGAGGGATGAAGGCTGGGCGGCCCAGGGCTGTGCCCAAGGCCCGGGCAAACTCAGCGTTGGTAGTGGAGGAGGCTGGAGCCACTCCGTTCAGGACCCCTTGCACGTGGCTTGCTTCAAGGGCGTGGGCCAGGATTCCCGCCAAGTCTCTGATGTGAATCCAGGGGAAGAACTGGTGGCCTGAGCCGATGGGGCCCCCAAGGCCCAGGCGGAAGGGCAGCAGCATGTGACCAATGGCACCGCCTCCACGGCCCAGCACAACCCCTAGAGCAGGCAAGAAGGACGGTACAGGAAGGCCCCTCAGCCTCCAGGCAGTCCCACTGTTCCTCCCTGCTTCcccttcctcaccttttccccatGCTGACTTTGCTCTGTGGCAGGCAAGGGGTGTGGCTCTCTTTAGGATGTCCCGCCCTCCCACCTGTAGGTTAGCTAGAAGTGGAGGCATCCTCTGTAAGCCCAGCTCCCCttttccccccaccctcccagcccAGAGAAGACATTCCAACCCTGTCTGATACCCAGGCCCCTGGTTCTCACCGGAGCGCACCACCACTTGGCGTGTAGAATCTCCAGGAAGCCTCGCTGCAGCTTCCCATTTGGTTACAAGGTTGGAGAAAAAGTCAAAATCTCCTCCTGGGCTGTCTTCATCGTACTCGGCTGTCAGGCTGGGCTGGTAGTACGCTGCCGGTGGAACAGCACTTGTTTGCTCTGGGTGTCCTTGGTCCTGTCTGGCCCTTGGCCTCACCCTCCTTGGCCCTTGGGATCTCCCCATGGGAACTCAGAGCCATGGATATTTTCCCCTTGATCTTCTCCATGAGCTGACCTGTTCCGGCCCTGGAGTCATTCTTATTTTTCGTTATGGGGCTAAGCTGAGGTGCTAGAGTGAGAAGCTAAGAACAAAGACTTGGGTGCCAGGCTGCCTTGAGTTTTAATCTCAGCTCCACCATTTATTAACTCTGTAACTTCAGGCaaattacataacctctctgtgcagaatttttgcatctttaaaatgggaataatagtacctactgcaTAGGTTtctcgtgaggattaaatgtaataTGTGCAAATCACTTAGAATAGTggctaatgtgtgtgtgtgtatgcgtgtgtgtgtgtgtatatatatatatatatatttgttatttggTCCCAAAGGTAAAATACAAGAATCAAGAATTCTGTTCCTAAAGAACTGTGCTATAAGAAATAAGGGACCTGGAAGTAGGTGGGACTTTCCCTGGCACTGGGAGCAGTGCCACTCCCCTCACTTCCTCTGAGGTCCCCATTTCTCAGTGAAAGTACACAAAAGTCAGGAGGAATATGCATGGAATGAGGGCCTAGGTAGTTCCCGTGCTTGGAAAAGACCAGCACTCTGGGGCCTGAGTTGCCCCTCACTGTGCTCCCTCCTTTCCCTGGCTAGTCTAAGGGTTGGTGGTGTGGGACATACCTACACCTGTGACTAAGACCCAGGCCTGGGGGGATTGTGGGGCCTTGGCAATGGCTCTAGCCAGCATTTGGGTGGTCTCCAGGCGGCTGCTGAGAACCTCTTTTTGGAAGGCTTCATTCCACCTGCAGGAGAAACGGGAAATAAAATGCCACTAAATACATGCACatacccttccttccctctctttccctggGGCCCATCCATATCCGTTTCTAATAAAACCCTGCACTGCAGCTTAGAGAAATGGTCCATCTCTTCTGTAGAAGGAAAAGGTATGTCTACTTTGGGCATCCTGAGTGGGGAGTAAGGTCCACCAGCTGGGCGGGAAGAAGGGCAAGTGGGTGtggaggagtgggggtgggggaatgagcAGTCCGGGATAAGGGTTGAGTTCTCAATCTGGAAGTCCCATTCTCCACAGCTCACAGGTTCTCCTCAGAGTcggccctctcctccctctgctctgaAGGATGTCAGCTTCAGGGCCCGGCTGACCTGCGGAGAGGGTTGAGGATGTTCTCTCCCGCCAGGTTGACGGCGGCATCGCAGCGGGGCAGCCCCGACGTAGCGAGCTCATCCTGTTGGAGAAAGCACACAGTGCCCGCGAGCCCTCGCCCTGCGCCACCAAACTAGGCCCCCCCATCCCCCATGCTTCCAGAATTTGGACATACCCACGTGATCCGACCAGGACCTGGCTTTCGGGAGACCAACGTCACTTCGTGGCCCCTGGCCTTCAGCAGCTGGGTTAGGGCTGTCCCAATGAAGCCCGTCCCGCCACCTGATCAGAAAATGAGAGGTGTTTACCCTCCCGGGGGCGCCTTCCATCCCCACGTGGCCCCCTCTTCCAGTGCCCTCTCATCTGACGCCAGACTTCTCCCCTCCTCGCCCCCTCCCCGCGATGCAGAGGTGACACAGGTCACAGAGCTTAGGGAGATTCGGCTTCTAGGGCTCTGAGGCCAAGGCCAGGTTGCCTGTGCACGAGACGGTGCCCTCTCTCAGAAACGGCCTCCTAGCCCTCAATTTCTggctatgttttctttgtataaaccggcctcctcccactcccccttcctgccctccctcacCCACAAGAACCCTCATAGTGACCAGAACCTAACGCGCCTGCGCAAGATTTAGAGTCCGCCTCCTCTAGGACGACTGCAGCCTTTCTGCGCATGCGTCTTTCGGGAAGCGCCCTCCACTTGTGGGGCGGGCAGGACTGGGCGTGGCCCTGCCTGGCGACCCGGAAGAATTCGTAGTGAAGGCTGTATATTTCACTGCAAGGAGAGGCGGGGATCTTGGCAAGGAGGCCGGGGGGTGGGGAAATAGGCTGAGGGGGCGgggaaagaaggggaggaggcggaggagggaaGGTTTTAGTGTAGAAAAAACCTTTGACCTAAAGCCCGGAGCTGCTGAGTCCTCCGAATTCTGGCTGTCTCTTCAGTTTGGTGGATACGTAGTACAAGAGAATCCGTCCAGAGGTACAATGGATTTCTTTCTACCCGGCATATTATTTCACCTTTTCTTCTCCCTGTTCCGGCTTCTTCCTGTCGGCATTTAAACGTTCTCAAGTTCCCCTCGACTTAAAATAACTCTTCTCCAGCCCTCTTCTTCCTCCGCTAATGTCCTATCTTTCTCTTCACCTTCCTAGCCAAACTTCTTAAAAGAGTGGTGTTCATTTTCTACTTCTACTTTACATCCGTCTGGCTTTGCCTTTATCATTCATTGCCCCTCTCGCCAATATCACTAATTTCCCACGTGTCACCAAAACTAATGCCTAGTTTTCAGTCGTTTTTCTTGACCTCTGTATCACTGGACACTTGCTGACTCCTCCCTCCCTTTGGAAATGCTCTTTTCTCGGCCTCAAGGAAAGCCACACTCTCTTCTGGGTCTTTCGCCCAGCTTTATTCAGTCTGTGTTGCTTGCTCCACCTCCTCTAAGGTCTTACAATGTTGATATTCCTCAAAGCTGGATCCTACGgatcttcctttcttcccattGTGCACTTTCTCCCAAGAATCTACCTCGGTGAATTCGGTTACcagttttttcaaagaagacttcCCGAATCGCCTATGAACTATAGGAGAGCCTCAGAGCTCCTGAATCCTATAAAAACTTCCCACTGGATATATCTTCTTGGATATCTAAAACCCTTTTGATTTTACTTACTAAATATCTCCCAGATGCATCTATTTCTATCTCTGCCACCATGACTCTTCTTCAAGTTATTATCCTCTTTCGTCTATTTTCTGCAATAGTCTCTTTAATAGATTTCTGCTTCTGcatgtttttttctctccaaacTGTTCCACACACTGCAAGtggaatgatcttttaaaaatatgtgggggaattccctggtggtccagtggttaagactctgtgctcccaaggcagggggcctgggtttgatccctggttagggagctagatcccacatgcatgctgcaactaagagttagcATGCCGCAAATAAAGAATCTGCATGCTGctactaaagatcccacatgccgcaacgaagatactgcacacagcaacgaagatcccacatgccgcaactaagacccagcgcagccaaataaataaatatttaaaaatatatatataaaaaaaatatgtgGGAGGAACACTTTGTGGCATATGAATCCTGAAACACTCCCGTTACAAATGGATATGCTGGATAGAATTGAACACATCTTCACTTAAATGCGTTGTCGAGTTagctagaaaataaaagaactctCCAGAGACCAAAAACAAAGTGTGCTTTGGGActgaggctgtcctgtgcattgtcaGTCAGTCTTTGTAACCCAGAGGCCTGGTTGACAGGAGACAATACCTGGGACAGTGCGGGGGTGGGGagctgtggggagagggggaggagagtcTGCTAAATCAGATGCCTTTAGACCCCAGATTCAGGAGGGTGGAGGTCCATCAGTATCCTCATGGAAGTGAGGTGGGAATCCCTTCCAGAGCTTTGTGCCCCTTGTAAGAGGGGACATACATAGGGACAGTGCTCTGATCCCAGCAACCACTCCTCCTCCCCTGAGAGGCTGATGGAGAGCAGGTTTGTAATGCCTTAGAGTCTTTTTACTCTGGGGTTCTGGAGATGGGTGGGTcagcttctccctcctcctcagccTCTCCTTTGACAACTGATCTAGTTAAGTTAAACCGTTCGCAGATCTCAAAGTCCATCTGACACTTTGGCAGTTAAAACGTTCAAATCCGAGCCAGACAACAAGACCTGAGAAATTTCTGTCTGCACATCTGGGTGTAGGGGCAAGTGCACCTGGTGCCCTTCAGGAAGACAAGGGTCCCTCCTGAGTCTGTAGCAATCACAAGGACTTCTTTCATTGAAATGGGACAGTTTCTCCCACAGCTGCTTCCTGAAACAGCAAAAGGAGTTGAGCACAGTCTCTCTGGGTGGTCAGGCCATCACTATGGGGCGGGACAGGAAGCCAGGACTCAGGGAGAGATCTTCCTCTCAGCGTGGGCTGGGGCAGTGCAGGATGAGGGGTTTGCTGGCAACTCTGCACCTTCCCCCATGCCAGCTCTTTGTGAATGCCCCCTGCTTCATTTTGCTTGGGCAGATTTTTGCAACTTCTCTCAGGCTCTGGGATGTAATTTGCTAAATGCTATTCACATCATCATTTCACATAGTTTCTAATTAAAGTATGATAGGACCAACCAACCAATCAACCAAGATCCTAACATGGAGACCCAACAGATAAAGGAGCCTAGAACCCCTCTGGTCcccctttttataaatttatttatttatttttggctgcatttggtctttgttgctgtgcgcggcctttctctggttgcggtgagcaggggttactcttcgttgcggtgcacgggcttctcattgcggtggcttctcttgttgcggagcacgggctctaggcgcgcgggctcagtagttgtggcttgcgggctctagagcgcaggctcagtagttgtggcgcacgggcttagttgctccgcggcatgtgggatcttcccggaccagggctcaaacctgtgtcccctgccttggcaggcggattcttaaccactgcgccaccagggaagccctggtcccCTTTTTTTAACATAGTCTCTTTAGACCCCAGAGTTTGTGGAGATAGAAGTGAAACCaagcaactcagattgggacttgaacccacttgCCGGGACTCGAACC
Protein-coding regions in this window:
- the SDR39U1 gene encoding epimerase family protein SDR39U1 isoform X1 — its product is MRRKAAVVLEEADSKSCAGALGGGTGFIGTALTQLLKARGHEVTLVSRKPGPGRITWDELATSGLPRCDAAVNLAGENILNPLRRWNEAFQKEVLSSRLETTQMLARAIAKAPQSPQAWVLVTGVAYYQPSLTAEYDEDSPGGDFDFFSNLVTKWEAAARLPGDSTRQVVVRSGVVLGRGGGAIGHMLLPFRLGLGGPIGSGHQFFPWIHIRDLAGILAHALEASHVQGVLNGVAPASSTTNAEFARALGTALGRPAFIPLPSTVVQAVFGRERAVMLLEGQKVVPRRTLAAGYQYSFPELGAALKEVIG
- the SDR39U1 gene encoding epimerase family protein SDR39U1 isoform X3 yields the protein MSSLRRGCPAAMPPSTWRERTSSTLSAAYYQPSLTAEYDEDSPGGDFDFFSNLVTKWEAAARLPGDSTRQVVVRSGVVLGRGGGAIGHMLLPFRLGLGGPIGSGHQFFPWIHIRDLAGILAHALEASHVQGVLNGVAPASSTTNAEFARALGTALGRPAFIPLPSTVVQAVFGRERAVMLLEGQKVVPRRTLAAGYQYSFPELGAALKEVIG
- the SDR39U1 gene encoding epimerase family protein SDR39U1 isoform X2 produces the protein MRVLVGGGTGFIGTALTQLLKARGHEVTLVSRKPGPGRITWDELATSGLPRCDAAVNLAGENILNPLRRWNEAFQKEVLSSRLETTQMLARAIAKAPQSPQAWVLVTGVAYYQPSLTAEYDEDSPGGDFDFFSNLVTKWEAAARLPGDSTRQVVVRSGVVLGRGGGAIGHMLLPFRLGLGGPIGSGHQFFPWIHIRDLAGILAHALEASHVQGVLNGVAPASSTTNAEFARALGTALGRPAFIPLPSTVVQAVFGRERAVMLLEGQKVVPRRTLAAGYQYSFPELGAALKEVIG